Proteins found in one Thermoanaerobaculia bacterium genomic segment:
- a CDS encoding sigma-70 family RNA polymerase sigma factor, which produces MELEGPGGGAGEHLRRAQRAILSLLPFVERFARGRLPQRARRRMETDDLVQETLVNVLRQLGELDTADPEKLRNYLLLAIRNRVRDEIRRAERGEVRNGALAEGPDFAPSPLDDTIESQERRQYRAALVKLPEADRDLIIGRIELGLPFEELALATGHPTAAAARMATKRASLRLARELGELQAPQRT; this is translated from the coding sequence ATGGAACTCGAAGGGCCTGGGGGAGGGGCGGGAGAGCATCTGCGGCGGGCGCAGCGGGCGATCCTCTCGCTCTTGCCGTTCGTCGAGCGCTTCGCGCGGGGACGGCTCCCCCAGCGGGCGCGACGGCGCATGGAGACCGACGACCTGGTCCAGGAGACGCTGGTGAATGTGCTCCGTCAGCTCGGAGAGCTCGACACCGCCGATCCTGAGAAGCTCCGCAACTACCTCCTGCTGGCGATCCGCAACCGGGTGCGGGACGAGATCCGGCGCGCCGAGCGGGGCGAGGTTCGCAACGGGGCCTTGGCGGAAGGTCCGGACTTCGCCCCCAGCCCACTCGACGACACGATCGAATCCCAGGAGCGCCGTCAGTACCGCGCTGCGCTGGTGAAGCTCCCCGAGGCCGACCGCGACCTGATCATCGGGCGCATCGAGCTCGGCCTGCCGTTCGAGGAGCTGGCGCTCGCCACCGGGCACCCCACAGCCGCCGCCGCCCGCATGGCCACGAAGCGCGCCAGCCTGCGCCTGGCACGTGAGCTGGGCGAGCTCCAGGCGCCCCAGCGGACCTGA